A stretch of the Polyangia bacterium genome encodes the following:
- the tssI gene encoding type VI secretion system tip protein TssI/VgrG, which produces MLPTDRTPITIEGAPIPLLLRRMSGSEELGRLFHYDLELLSELPDVPSSQLLGKPLTVCLSKAGGVRFFNGIVTHLRRLGRVDKYTVLQATLSPRLWLLQKTMDCRVYQDMTVPDVVQSVFREHSITFESKLLDDSYPTWDYLTQYRESDFAFISRLMEREGIYYYFTHTQGEHKLVLADSISSHKAVGGYETLPVRPSGSAQFQRDHLTEWHHAHETASTAVTLEAHDFRLRQGADIKGAKTQTATEKEDLLEIYDYAGHHAGAQDDETGDAKDTREAGEHYAQMALQGQQAEADRIEGDGNARGLEAGALFQIEDLTTLTDQLLLVRTQLALSNPALESGGGAGNDEICHVSFTAIAGKRPFRSQPLAAPPFAGGPETATVVGPSDEEIWTDKYGRVRVQFHWDRKGQLDEDSTCWIRVGQMWAGANWGSLYIPRIGQEVIVQFLGGNPDRPIITGSVYNANNMPPYTLPDNKTQSGIKSRSTKGAAPSNFNEIRFEDKKGAEELFFQAEKNQTTKVKHDQSISVGADRSVSVGGNESISVTGTRTSTITKKEKQTFVAEREMTVGKTDTVTVTDKHTGTYQGGREQTVEQGDVLTVQASDKTTTVHGQYNVTADAQFQVVQGPNKLLIKDAVDLDSQGPITVHNPKCSVELKDGKITVTAAEEMVLQCGSASISLKKDGTIEINGAQKVHATGGGSGVELVQAGATVSGTKTTMSGTALAEITGAIVKIN; this is translated from the coding sequence ATGCTACCCACTGACCGCACACCGATCACCATCGAAGGCGCGCCGATTCCGTTGCTGCTGCGCCGGATGTCGGGCAGCGAGGAGCTGGGACGCCTTTTTCACTATGACCTCGAGCTTTTGAGCGAGCTTCCCGACGTGCCGTCGTCGCAGCTTCTGGGCAAGCCGCTGACGGTGTGCCTGTCGAAGGCGGGAGGCGTGCGGTTTTTCAACGGCATCGTCACGCACCTTCGGCGCCTCGGGCGGGTGGACAAATACACCGTCTTGCAGGCCACTTTGTCGCCGCGACTGTGGCTGCTCCAGAAGACCATGGACTGTCGCGTGTACCAGGACATGACCGTGCCGGACGTCGTGCAGTCGGTCTTTCGCGAGCACAGCATCACCTTCGAAAGCAAGCTGCTCGATGACTCATACCCGACCTGGGACTACCTGACTCAGTATCGCGAATCGGACTTTGCGTTCATCAGCCGTTTGATGGAGCGCGAAGGAATCTATTACTACTTCACGCACACCCAGGGCGAACACAAGCTGGTGCTGGCCGACAGCATCAGCAGCCACAAGGCCGTGGGCGGCTACGAGACGCTGCCGGTTCGGCCGAGCGGCAGCGCGCAATTCCAGCGTGATCACCTGACCGAATGGCACCACGCCCACGAGACCGCCAGCACCGCCGTCACGCTGGAGGCGCACGACTTCCGCCTGCGTCAGGGCGCCGATATCAAGGGTGCGAAAACCCAGACCGCCACGGAAAAAGAAGACCTGCTGGAGATCTACGACTACGCCGGCCACCACGCCGGCGCGCAGGACGACGAGACCGGCGACGCCAAGGACACGCGCGAAGCCGGCGAGCATTACGCCCAGATGGCCCTGCAGGGACAGCAGGCGGAGGCGGATCGCATCGAAGGCGATGGCAACGCCCGCGGCCTGGAAGCCGGGGCGCTGTTTCAGATCGAAGACCTGACCACGTTGACCGATCAGCTGCTGCTGGTGCGCACGCAGCTGGCCCTGTCCAACCCGGCCCTGGAAAGCGGCGGCGGCGCTGGCAATGACGAGATCTGCCACGTGTCGTTCACCGCCATCGCCGGTAAACGGCCCTTCCGCTCACAGCCGCTGGCCGCGCCGCCGTTTGCCGGCGGCCCCGAGACCGCCACCGTGGTCGGCCCGTCCGACGAGGAGATCTGGACCGACAAATATGGCCGGGTGCGGGTCCAGTTTCACTGGGATCGGAAAGGTCAGTTGGACGAAGACAGCACCTGCTGGATTCGCGTCGGGCAAATGTGGGCCGGCGCCAACTGGGGATCGCTTTACATCCCGCGCATCGGCCAGGAAGTGATCGTGCAATTTCTGGGCGGCAACCCCGACCGGCCGATCATCACCGGCAGCGTCTACAACGCCAACAACATGCCGCCCTACACCTTGCCCGACAACAAAACCCAAAGCGGCATCAAGAGCCGCAGCACCAAGGGCGCCGCGCCGTCGAACTTCAACGAGATCCGCTTCGAAGACAAAAAAGGCGCCGAGGAGCTGTTCTTCCAGGCGGAGAAAAATCAAACCACCAAGGTCAAGCACGACCAGTCCATCAGCGTCGGCGCCGACCGCAGCGTCAGCGTGGGCGGCAACGAATCCATCAGCGTCACCGGCACGCGCACCAGCACCATCACCAAGAAAGAGAAGCAAACCTTCGTCGCCGAGCGCGAGATGACCGTCGGCAAGACCGACACCGTCACGGTGACCGACAAGCACACCGGCACCTATCAGGGCGGGCGCGAACAGACCGTCGAGCAAGGCGATGTCCTGACGGTTCAAGCGTCGGACAAGACCACCACCGTCCACGGCCAGTACAACGTCACCGCCGACGCGCAGTTTCAGGTCGTGCAGGGCCCCAACAAGCTGCTAATCAAAGACGCCGTCGACCTGGATTCCCAAGGCCCGATCACCGTGCACAACCCGAAGTGCTCGGTCGAGTTGAAAGACGGCAAGATCACCGTCACCGCCGCCGAGGAAATGGTCCTCCAGTGCGGGAGCGCCAGCATCTCGTTGAAGAAGGACGGCACCATCGAGATCAACGGCGCGCAGAAGGTGCATGCCACCGGCGGCGGCTCGGGGGTCGAACTGGTGCAGGCGGGAGCCACGGTCTCCGGCACCAAGACCACCATGTCCGGGACGGCGTTGGCGGAGATCACCGGCGCCATCGTCAAGATCAACTAG
- a CDS encoding L,D-transpeptidase family protein: MNATMADPQRPQRLLSSQTDDRDPSQLHFYPGEKRLLFLVGIKVVLDIEAWGGPQMPLPRGPNEKFGPAPTTPGRFRIGSIGPYLTNTWGFSRLPWGVPIKDDPHNPKDLLYEANPGRWKSVYKKTGLSRNEVLGRHRDLKGPSADPPDRWIFNDFGPAAIRYYQDKNDNHVQDKNERLSGEMFHTTPEGEAGTGQTLGTSHGCIHLWPLDKATWFNAHAFEVGTLLVIHRYEDVSLVPRRSRVPR; this comes from the coding sequence TTGAACGCAACCATGGCTGATCCACAGCGACCACAGCGCCTGCTTTCATCGCAGACGGATGATCGGGACCCATCGCAGCTCCACTTTTATCCGGGAGAAAAGCGGCTGCTTTTTCTGGTCGGCATCAAGGTTGTTTTGGACATCGAGGCTTGGGGAGGACCACAAATGCCTCTGCCGAGAGGACCAAATGAAAAGTTCGGCCCCGCACCAACCACGCCGGGCCGATTCCGCATTGGCTCGATTGGTCCGTACCTGACCAACACCTGGGGGTTTTCGAGATTGCCGTGGGGCGTTCCCATAAAAGACGATCCGCACAACCCAAAAGATCTCCTCTATGAGGCGAACCCTGGGCGATGGAAATCGGTCTACAAAAAAACCGGCCTGTCGCGAAACGAGGTTCTCGGTCGGCATCGAGACTTGAAAGGACCAAGCGCCGACCCACCGGACAGGTGGATCTTCAATGACTTTGGACCAGCCGCCATTCGTTACTATCAGGACAAGAACGACAACCACGTCCAGGACAAAAACGAGCGACTGAGCGGCGAGATGTTTCATACGACCCCGGAAGGCGAGGCCGGCACCGGCCAGACGCTCGGAACGTCGCACGGATGCATCCATCTCTGGCCGTTGGATAAGGCGACTTGGTTCAATGCGCACGCCTTTGAAGTTGGAACGCTCTTAGTCATTCACCGGTACGAAGACGTCTCGTTGGTCCCTCGTCGATCGCGAGTGCCACGGTGA
- a CDS encoding HAMP domain-containing sensor histidine kinase, with the protein MLMAEARASGLESKGRHHPGEDDDAAFEPLIVAEKIRALFDKGVLPYLVGVVNAIVLVAALRPDASTLARGGWLMAICALALARFTLTQAFFKADPSPTEAPRWGRWYAVAIGMNGGAWGALPLLFPAPGQLAVHALMSFVLGGMVAGATATASSDQRSFRAFAVPALAPMIATLALGEGRVNLAMAMMLTLYGIAMGILARNSGRSFAHATRLRLRNERLLQRLAEARDQLEQRVLDRTAELRATLEEQRRAEAKALQAVVARDEFLAVASHELLTPLSALQLQVRLLEHDVALRATGDRSAPSVVSMNRQVARMAALVDTVFRVSGLDRGQLVLDARAIDLAAIIRAAVSDLEASGALVSSSGAVVLRLHEPMDGCWDPVRVEQIVMNLLTNALKYGEGHPVTIALEGDPQDARVALLSVSDQGCGIATAELDSIFEKFHRGDAGRRGRGLGLGLFVVRELATAMGGRIAVSSTVGQGSTFRVSLPGRTVSNPATALIDATRAGGGN; encoded by the coding sequence ATGTTGATGGCCGAGGCGCGGGCTTCGGGGCTGGAGAGCAAGGGGCGGCACCACCCGGGGGAAGATGACGACGCTGCTTTCGAGCCGCTGATCGTCGCCGAGAAGATCCGGGCGCTGTTCGACAAGGGCGTTCTTCCCTACCTGGTCGGCGTGGTGAACGCGATCGTCCTGGTGGCGGCGCTGCGGCCGGACGCCTCGACGCTGGCGCGTGGCGGGTGGTTGATGGCGATCTGCGCGCTGGCCCTGGCGCGGTTCACCCTGACGCAGGCCTTTTTCAAAGCCGACCCGTCACCGACGGAGGCGCCGCGGTGGGGCCGATGGTACGCGGTGGCGATCGGGATGAACGGCGGGGCCTGGGGGGCGCTGCCGCTGTTGTTTCCCGCGCCGGGGCAGCTGGCGGTGCACGCCCTGATGAGCTTTGTCCTGGGCGGAATGGTGGCGGGCGCGACGGCCACCGCCAGCAGCGATCAGCGATCGTTTCGCGCCTTCGCTGTTCCGGCGCTGGCGCCGATGATCGCCACGCTGGCGTTGGGGGAGGGGCGCGTGAACCTGGCGATGGCGATGATGCTGACGTTGTACGGGATCGCCATGGGCATTCTCGCGCGTAACAGCGGGCGTTCGTTCGCGCACGCCACGCGCCTGCGCCTGCGCAACGAACGGTTGTTGCAGCGGCTGGCCGAGGCGCGTGATCAGCTTGAGCAGCGGGTCTTGGACCGCACCGCCGAGCTGCGCGCCACGTTGGAAGAGCAGCGCCGCGCGGAGGCCAAGGCGCTGCAGGCGGTGGTGGCGCGCGACGAATTCCTGGCGGTGGCGTCGCACGAATTGCTGACGCCGCTGTCCGCCTTGCAGTTGCAGGTGCGCCTGCTGGAACACGACGTCGCTTTGCGAGCAACCGGCGATCGATCCGCGCCCAGCGTGGTGTCAATGAACCGCCAGGTGGCGCGCATGGCGGCGCTGGTCGATACGGTCTTTCGCGTGTCCGGTCTCGATCGCGGCCAGCTGGTGCTGGACGCGCGGGCCATCGATCTGGCGGCGATCATCCGGGCGGCGGTCTCCGATCTGGAAGCCAGCGGCGCTTTGGTGTCTTCTTCAGGGGCGGTGGTCCTCCGCCTGCACGAACCGATGGACGGCTGCTGGGACCCGGTCCGGGTCGAACAGATCGTGATGAACCTGCTGACCAACGCCTTGAAATACGGCGAGGGCCACCCGGTGACCATCGCCCTTGAAGGCGATCCGCAGGATGCGCGGGTGGCGCTGTTGTCGGTCAGCGACCAAGGCTGCGGCATCGCCACGGCCGAGCTGGACAGCATCTTCGAGAAATTTCACCGCGGCGATGCCGGCCGTCGCGGCCGGGGTCTCGGCCTGGGGCTGTTCGTGGTGCGCGAGCTGGCGACGGCGATGGGGGGCAGAATTGCCGTTTCCTCGACGGTCGGACAGGGATCGACGTTTCGCGTGTCCTTGCCCGGCCGCACCGTCTCAAACCCAGCGACGGCCCTGATTGACGCGACACGTGCTGGTGGCGGAAACTAG
- a CDS encoding response regulator, whose translation MDPDRRPVLIVEDHRSIREGLQTLLAARGFPVVAAASGEEALRLLDAHNPSVLLLDMMLPGISGAELLATMRKDARFVDLPVVVVSAAPVTLTDVTAVVRKPPNVDRLIETVSRLYAPF comes from the coding sequence ATGGACCCTGACCGCCGCCCGGTTCTGATCGTCGAGGATCACCGATCGATCCGCGAAGGTCTGCAGACGCTGCTGGCGGCGCGTGGGTTTCCGGTGGTGGCGGCGGCCAGCGGCGAAGAGGCGCTGCGGCTGCTGGACGCCCACAACCCCAGCGTGTTGCTGCTGGACATGATGTTGCCCGGTATCAGCGGCGCCGAGTTGCTGGCCACCATGCGCAAAGACGCGCGCTTTGTCGATCTGCCGGTGGTGGTGGTGTCGGCCGCGCCGGTGACGTTGACCGACGTGACGGCGGTGGTGCGCAAGCCGCCCAACGTCGATCGGCTGATCGAGACCGTGTCGCGTCTTTACGCCCCTTTTTAG
- a CDS encoding MATE family efflux transporter, producing the protein MPHLEWKDHPLKELLRIAWPITVSMLSYSAMTLVDTILIGHVGRAQLAGVGLGGIVAFGLLCFSIGLLRGANTLVSQAVGAGRRADVPAYQGAAIVIAVGLGLLTAIAAQGAAELLRHLAATPAAGDAARTYLRLRGLGAPAGLLFIALREVRYGQGDSRAPMRASLLANLINIGLAYLFVFVFHQGVAGAAIASLIASVAEAAFLALPMRRAELGLAEWTRRHLRALVRLGVPLGVQFTLEVGSFLLLSLMISLLSEVEMAGHQIAIQIIHLSFLPAFAVAEAAAVLAGQAVGADRDELVTRVARLALTAAGAYALGWTLAFAFGAPAMVAGFTKDAAVLTTAVGLLHVAAVFQIMDAANVVARGALRGAGDVRFAAVVGVVTSWLFTPPLTWLLGYRFGMGARGGWWGLTLEIGASAGIVWWRLSRRGWSESAAACRLRLQIAAANDNDGSPTAQAVA; encoded by the coding sequence ATGCCACACCTCGAATGGAAAGATCATCCCCTCAAAGAACTGCTGCGAATCGCCTGGCCGATCACGGTGTCGATGCTGTCGTACAGCGCGATGACATTGGTCGACACCATCCTCATCGGCCACGTGGGACGCGCCCAGCTGGCGGGCGTCGGGCTGGGCGGCATCGTCGCCTTTGGCCTGCTTTGTTTTTCCATCGGGCTTTTGCGGGGGGCCAACACCTTGGTGTCGCAGGCGGTGGGCGCCGGCCGCCGCGCTGACGTGCCCGCCTATCAAGGCGCGGCCATCGTCATCGCCGTCGGCCTGGGCCTGCTCACGGCCATCGCCGCCCAGGGCGCCGCCGAGCTTTTGCGCCACCTGGCCGCGACGCCAGCCGCCGGCGACGCCGCGCGAACTTACCTTCGCCTGCGCGGTCTGGGCGCGCCGGCCGGCTTGCTGTTCATCGCCCTGCGCGAGGTTCGTTACGGCCAGGGCGATTCGCGCGCACCCATGCGCGCGTCGTTGCTGGCCAACCTGATCAACATCGGCCTCGCGTACCTCTTCGTCTTCGTCTTTCACCAAGGTGTGGCCGGCGCCGCCATCGCGTCGCTGATCGCCAGCGTCGCCGAGGCGGCGTTTCTGGCCTTGCCCATGCGGCGAGCCGAGCTGGGGCTGGCCGAATGGACGCGGCGGCATCTGCGCGCGCTGGTCCGCCTGGGCGTGCCGCTGGGCGTGCAGTTCACGCTGGAGGTGGGATCGTTCCTGCTGCTGTCGCTGATGATCTCGCTGCTGTCAGAGGTGGAGATGGCCGGCCACCAGATCGCCATCCAGATCATTCACCTGTCGTTCCTGCCCGCCTTCGCCGTGGCGGAAGCGGCGGCGGTGCTGGCGGGCCAGGCGGTCGGCGCGGATCGCGACGAGCTGGTCACGCGCGTGGCCCGCCTGGCGCTGACGGCGGCGGGGGCGTATGCCCTCGGCTGGACGCTGGCCTTCGCGTTCGGCGCCCCGGCCATGGTGGCCGGTTTCACCAAGGACGCGGCCGTGCTGACCACCGCGGTGGGATTGCTGCACGTGGCGGCGGTCTTTCAAATCATGGACGCCGCCAACGTGGTCGCCCGCGGCGCCTTGCGCGGGGCGGGCGACGTGCGCTTCGCCGCCGTGGTGGGCGTGGTGACGTCGTGGTTGTTCACGCCGCCGCTGACCTGGCTTTTGGGATATCGCTTCGGGATGGGCGCGCGCGGCGGCTGGTGGGGACTGACGCTGGAGATCGGTGCTTCGGCGGGGATCGTGTGGTGGCGCCTCTCGCGGCGCGGGTGGAGCGAATCGGCGGCGGCCTGCCGGCTGCGCTTGCAGATCGCGGCGGCCAACGACAACGACGGTTCGCCGACGGCGCAGGCGGTGGCCTAA
- a CDS encoding DUF1566 domain-containing protein encodes MPNENCTCVNGDQKTCAGALNKLGSCGLDTATCVAGKWTGCTDSKGTDTCDRGNDNNCNGNPNENCVCINGDTGKCGDKLGTKGQCAGGTTTCASGQWGTCDRSPKATDACVFGNDDLCNGVPVGSPGNTQCQCGGFTMPNPSNSGLPNLQSYKDNGDGTVTDNVTGLLWERTANSASYSEPDAANHCLSKGPGWRLPTRMELVSVVDFTKVYPVLPINPVFLGTVGDIFWTSSTYLAFANSVYVVQFTTGGVGSSTVPGQAFVRCVSAGSAPPKCYPNRYQFRTAGEVYDAATGLTWQQSIDSNTYNWQDGKLHCSGIWRLPSISELQTIVDDTRTSPTADPIAFPNTPDVQFWTSTPTAGDPTDNAWPVNFADGETDSTSDFADMGSKYHVRCVR; translated from the coding sequence GTGCCGAACGAGAACTGCACTTGCGTCAATGGCGACCAGAAGACGTGCGCCGGCGCCTTGAACAAACTCGGTTCATGCGGTCTGGACACTGCCACCTGCGTGGCCGGCAAATGGACGGGTTGCACTGATTCGAAAGGCACGGACACGTGCGATCGAGGTAACGACAACAACTGCAACGGTAACCCGAATGAGAATTGTGTTTGCATTAACGGCGACACAGGAAAGTGTGGCGACAAACTGGGCACCAAAGGGCAATGCGCTGGCGGCACCACAACCTGCGCCAGCGGACAATGGGGTACCTGCGATCGCTCGCCCAAGGCGACCGACGCCTGCGTTTTCGGCAACGACGATCTGTGCAATGGCGTACCGGTGGGTAGCCCTGGGAACACACAATGCCAATGCGGCGGATTTACCATGCCAAACCCGTCGAATTCGGGGCTGCCGAATCTCCAGTCTTACAAAGACAACGGAGATGGAACGGTGACTGACAACGTGACTGGCCTGCTTTGGGAACGTACGGCTAATAGCGCGAGCTATTCCGAACCAGACGCAGCCAATCACTGCCTCAGCAAGGGGCCTGGCTGGCGGCTGCCTACCAGGATGGAACTTGTGTCGGTCGTGGACTTCACAAAAGTTTACCCGGTGCTGCCCATAAATCCGGTCTTCCTCGGTACTGTCGGCGATATATTTTGGACATCTTCAACCTACTTAGCTTTTGCGAATTCTGTGTACGTCGTACAATTTACCACCGGAGGGGTGGGTAGCTCGACCGTACCAGGCCAGGCCTTTGTCCGATGCGTATCCGCAGGCTCGGCGCCACCGAAATGCTACCCGAATCGCTATCAATTCAGGACAGCAGGCGAAGTCTACGACGCTGCCACCGGGCTGACCTGGCAGCAGAGCATCGACAGCAACACTTACAACTGGCAAGACGGCAAGTTACATTGCTCCGGAATATGGCGATTGCCGAGTATTTCAGAGCTACAGACAATTGTTGACGATACCCGCACCAGTCCAACAGCTGATCCAATCGCCTTTCCGAATACACCAGATGTTCAATTCTGGACGTCCACACCTACAGCAGGAGACCCAACTGATAACGCGTGGCCGGTCAACTTCGCTGATGGAGAGACCGATTCGACGTCCGACTTCGCAGACATGGGTTCGAAATACCACGTACGCTGTGTTCGTTGA